In Leucobacter sp. CX169, a single genomic region encodes these proteins:
- a CDS encoding phage holin family protein, giving the protein MIRFLWHVLVQVVLAAAALLIAGWLIDGVELHVGGFFVAVGVFALAQSLLGPFVFNMARQYASAVLGGIGIVTTFLALWIATLFPGGLQISGVSAWIATPVIVWVITALGTWILMGLIIEKKLAAKAEMKRVARALEKK; this is encoded by the coding sequence ATGATCCGTTTTCTCTGGCACGTCCTCGTGCAGGTTGTCCTCGCTGCGGCAGCGCTGCTGATCGCCGGCTGGCTGATTGATGGGGTGGAGTTGCATGTCGGCGGCTTCTTCGTCGCGGTCGGGGTGTTTGCGCTCGCGCAGTCGCTGCTCGGCCCGTTCGTGTTCAACATGGCGCGCCAGTACGCCTCTGCTGTGCTCGGCGGCATCGGCATCGTCACGACGTTCCTGGCGCTCTGGATCGCGACGCTCTTCCCGGGCGGGCTGCAGATCTCGGGCGTATCCGCGTGGATCGCGACGCCCGTCATCGTCTGGGTGATCACGGCACTCGGCACCTGGATCTTGATGGGGCTGATCATCGAGAAAAAGCTCGCGGCGAAGGCGGAGATGAAGCGAGTCGCTCGCGCGCTCGAGAAGAAGTAG
- a CDS encoding Ig-like domain repeat protein, with the protein MKNSFWRAMPSAGRGRTRSGSANSTFSHRLGMLLVATLAVTGAGIGGVSAANATPETDSTPPAVAPASGDAQEPGAPMRALAAVPGVATTTEASLWLTPATYGQGLSLSVSVTPAGASFFMGAPIMLEVDGVQVGESVLVYIGEGKFWTIVPATTLLSAGTHQVVAKFPGYSSGIPGMADALPSESAPITVTVAAATTTTAITSSPASTTAFTPIDVAAKVTSAPAGVSGNASLLADNVPVATQALGADGTVLFEDAIVPFGTTELSVAYLGDALGNYKVSVSPTKTFTVTEASTETTLNLSTSRARAGDAVTFVATVRNTSGANLVDPRSGIEILVDGDVVYTEVSSDDGDASPGDGVTQFSVTLSDTLLGAHIATARFLPAPGFEASESDEVDLQIDGIDTVLTPAAAELRGTPKHPAIATVDVTKVPAPDVNVTRSSAHARDAALPTDTGAPVDGYVQAFLGDEPVGDPILVEDGAGTGPIAGLPIGTHEVELRFTAGTYGLFSSSATVSVTVTADAAVAPAGNGGKTALSATGSDLVQPFALVALGLMVSAGLLLTLAKRRRSA; encoded by the coding sequence ATGAAAAATTCATTCTGGCGAGCCATGCCCAGTGCCGGGCGGGGCCGCACTCGTAGCGGCTCAGCCAATTCCACATTCTCGCATCGACTCGGCATGCTGCTGGTGGCCACCCTCGCGGTGACCGGCGCCGGAATCGGCGGTGTCAGCGCCGCGAACGCGACCCCTGAGACAGACTCGACGCCGCCCGCAGTCGCCCCCGCCAGCGGTGACGCGCAGGAGCCCGGCGCACCCATGCGCGCGCTGGCAGCTGTTCCGGGCGTCGCCACGACGACCGAGGCGAGCCTCTGGCTAACTCCGGCCACCTACGGGCAAGGCCTGTCTCTCTCGGTCAGCGTTACGCCCGCCGGGGCGTCGTTCTTCATGGGTGCGCCCATCATGCTCGAGGTCGATGGCGTGCAGGTCGGGGAGAGCGTTCTCGTCTACATCGGCGAGGGGAAATTCTGGACCATCGTCCCGGCGACCACCCTCCTGTCCGCAGGGACACACCAAGTGGTCGCGAAGTTCCCGGGGTACTCAAGCGGCATCCCCGGGATGGCCGACGCACTGCCGTCTGAGAGTGCTCCGATCACTGTCACCGTTGCAGCGGCGACCACGACCACGGCCATCACCAGCTCGCCGGCGAGCACGACCGCGTTTACTCCCATTGACGTCGCGGCAAAAGTCACGAGCGCCCCGGCTGGCGTGAGCGGAAACGCCTCGCTGCTCGCAGACAACGTCCCTGTCGCTACTCAGGCGCTCGGCGCCGACGGAACGGTGCTGTTCGAGGACGCGATTGTGCCGTTCGGCACGACCGAGCTTTCGGTCGCGTACCTTGGCGATGCTCTCGGGAACTACAAGGTCTCGGTGTCACCCACCAAGACCTTCACGGTCACTGAGGCCTCGACCGAGACCACCCTCAACCTCTCCACTTCACGTGCGCGTGCAGGCGACGCCGTGACGTTCGTGGCGACGGTGCGCAACACCAGCGGCGCGAACCTCGTTGACCCGCGCAGTGGCATCGAGATCCTGGTCGACGGAGACGTGGTCTACACCGAGGTCTCTTCCGACGACGGCGACGCCTCGCCCGGCGACGGCGTGACGCAGTTCTCGGTCACGCTCTCTGACACCCTGCTCGGTGCGCACATCGCGACCGCGCGCTTCCTGCCTGCACCTGGCTTTGAGGCGTCGGAAAGCGACGAGGTCGACCTGCAGATCGACGGGATCGACACCGTGCTCACCCCGGCTGCGGCCGAACTGCGCGGCACGCCCAAGCACCCGGCAATCGCGACGGTTGACGTCACGAAGGTGCCGGCCCCCGACGTCAACGTGACGCGCTCCTCGGCGCATGCCCGCGACGCGGCGCTGCCGACCGACACCGGTGCGCCGGTTGACGGCTACGTGCAGGCCTTCCTTGGCGACGAGCCGGTCGGCGACCCGATCCTGGTGGAAGATGGAGCCGGAACCGGCCCGATCGCCGGCCTGCCGATCGGCACGCACGAGGTCGAGTTGCGGTTCACCGCCGGCACCTACGGTCTCTTCAGCAGCTCGGCGACCGTCTCGGTTACCGTGACCGCTGACGCCGCCGTCGCCCCCGCGGGAAACGGCGGCAAGACCGCCCTCTCGGCAACTGGTAGCGACCTCGTGCAGCCGTTCGCCCTCGTGGCGCTCGGCCTGATGGTGAGCGCAGGCCTGCTGCTGACCCTCGCGAAGCGCCGCCGCTCCGCCTAG